The following are encoded together in the Xanthobacter autotrophicus Py2 genome:
- a CDS encoding queuine tRNA-ribosyltransferase (TIGRFAM: tRNA-guanine transglycosylase, various specificities; queuine tRNA-ribosyltransferase~PFAM: Queuine/other tRNA-ribosyltransferase~KEGG: sme:SMc01206 probable queuine tRNA-ribosyltransferase (tRNA-guanine transglycosylase) protein) has translation MTAHTPVDTFSFTLSATDGAARTGFVSTPRGAIRTPAFMPVGTAATVKGLYFDQVKQTGADIVLANTYHLMLRPGAERIAKLGGLHSFMRWDGPILTDSGGFQVMSLSSLRKMSEQGVTFRSHVDGAYFEMSPERSVEIQGLLGADIQMQLDECVRLPCTDEEAARAMRLSLRWAERSKRAFEAQPKGRALFGIVQGGAVPALRVESARALADMDFPGYSIGGLAVGEPQEVMLAMIETVEPHLPVNKPRYLMGVGTPDDLLESVARGIDMFDCVMPTRSGRHALAFTRFGRINLKNARHADDPRPLDEESDCPALRDYSRAYLHHLVRCEEMLGSMLLTWANVHYYEQLMAGARAAIAEGRYADYMAQVKDGWARGDIPVWAG, from the coding sequence ATGACCGCCCACACTCCTGTCGACACCTTCTCCTTCACCCTGTCCGCCACCGACGGCGCCGCCCGCACCGGCTTCGTCTCGACCCCGCGCGGGGCCATCCGCACACCGGCCTTCATGCCGGTGGGCACGGCGGCCACCGTGAAGGGGCTCTATTTCGACCAGGTGAAGCAGACGGGCGCCGACATCGTCCTCGCCAACACCTACCACCTCATGCTGCGCCCTGGCGCCGAGCGGATCGCAAAGCTCGGCGGGCTGCACAGCTTCATGCGCTGGGACGGGCCGATCCTTACCGATTCCGGCGGCTTCCAGGTGATGAGCCTGTCGAGCCTGCGCAAGATGAGCGAGCAGGGCGTCACCTTCCGCTCCCATGTGGACGGCGCCTACTTCGAGATGAGCCCGGAGCGCTCGGTGGAGATCCAGGGACTGCTCGGCGCCGATATCCAGATGCAGCTGGACGAATGCGTGCGCCTGCCCTGCACCGATGAAGAGGCCGCGCGCGCCATGCGCCTGTCACTGCGCTGGGCCGAGCGCTCGAAGCGCGCGTTCGAGGCGCAGCCGAAGGGCCGGGCGCTGTTCGGCATCGTGCAGGGCGGGGCGGTGCCGGCGCTGCGGGTGGAATCGGCCCGCGCGCTGGCGGACATGGACTTCCCCGGCTATTCCATCGGCGGCCTTGCGGTGGGCGAGCCGCAGGAGGTCATGCTCGCCATGATCGAGACGGTGGAGCCGCATCTGCCGGTCAACAAGCCGCGCTACCTGATGGGTGTGGGCACGCCGGACGACCTTCTGGAATCGGTGGCGCGCGGCATCGACATGTTCGACTGCGTGATGCCCACCCGCTCCGGCCGCCACGCTTTGGCCTTCACCCGCTTCGGCCGCATCAACCTGAAGAACGCCCGCCACGCCGACGACCCCCGTCCGCTGGACGAGGAAAGCGACTGCCCGGCCCTGCGCGACTATTCCCGCGCCTACCTCCACCACCTCGTGCGCTGCGAGGAGATGCTAGGCTCCATGCTGCTCACCTGGGCCAATGTCCATTATTACGAGCAGCTCATGGCCGGTGCCCGCGCCGCCATCGCCGAGGGGCGGTACGCCGATTATATGGCGCAGGTGAAGGACGGCTGGGCGCGGGGAGATATTCCCGTGTGGGCAGGGTAG
- a CDS encoding acyl-CoA dehydrogenase domain protein (PFAM: acyl-CoA dehydrogenase domain protein; Acyl-CoA dehydrogenase type 2 domain~KEGG: rpb:RPB_3933 acyl-CoA dehydrogenase-like): MLPNSQAGFDFDLGETADMLRDTVRSFSDAEIAPRAAEIDRTNQFPRDLWPKLGALGLLGVTAEEEYGGSGLGYLEHVIAMEEISRASASVGLSYGAHSNLCINQISRNGTAEQKAKYLPKLISGEHVGALAMSEPGAGSDVVSMRTRADKKGDRYILNGSKMWITNGPIAETLVVYAKTDPAAGPKGMTAFLVERDFPGFSTAQKLDKLGMRGSDTGELVFQDCEVPEENVLGAVGRGVNVLMSGLDYERAVLAGGPTGIMQACMDIVLPYVHERKQFGQPIGTFQLMQGKIADMYVTMNATKAYVYAVAKACDRGATTREDAAGAILYAAEKATWMALEAIQTLGGNGYINDYPTGRLLRDAKLYEIGAGTSEIRRMLIGRQLFDKTA; encoded by the coding sequence ATGCTGCCGAACAGCCAAGCCGGCTTCGATTTCGACCTCGGCGAGACCGCCGACATGCTGCGCGACACCGTGCGTTCGTTCTCGGACGCCGAGATCGCCCCGCGCGCCGCCGAGATCGACAGGACCAACCAGTTTCCCCGCGACCTGTGGCCCAAGCTCGGCGCGCTGGGCCTGCTCGGCGTCACGGCGGAGGAGGAATATGGCGGATCGGGCCTTGGCTATCTCGAGCACGTCATCGCCATGGAAGAGATTTCCCGCGCCTCGGCCTCGGTGGGCCTGTCCTATGGCGCGCACTCCAATTTGTGCATCAACCAGATCAGCCGCAACGGCACCGCCGAGCAGAAGGCGAAGTACCTGCCCAAGCTGATTTCCGGCGAGCATGTGGGTGCGCTCGCCATGTCGGAGCCGGGGGCGGGGTCGGACGTGGTCTCCATGCGCACTCGCGCCGACAAGAAGGGCGACCGCTACATCCTCAACGGCTCCAAGATGTGGATCACCAACGGCCCCATCGCCGAGACTCTGGTGGTTTATGCCAAGACCGATCCGGCCGCCGGCCCCAAGGGCATGACCGCCTTCCTGGTGGAGAGGGACTTTCCCGGCTTCTCCACCGCCCAGAAGCTCGACAAGCTGGGCATGCGCGGCTCCGACACCGGCGAACTGGTGTTTCAGGATTGCGAGGTGCCCGAGGAGAACGTGCTCGGTGCCGTGGGCCGGGGCGTCAACGTGCTCATGAGCGGGCTCGATTATGAGCGCGCGGTGCTGGCGGGCGGCCCCACGGGCATCATGCAGGCGTGCATGGATATCGTCCTGCCCTATGTCCACGAGCGCAAGCAGTTCGGCCAGCCCATCGGCACGTTCCAGCTGATGCAGGGCAAGATCGCCGACATGTATGTGACCATGAATGCCACCAAGGCTTACGTCTATGCTGTGGCCAAGGCCTGCGACCGTGGCGCCACCACCCGCGAGGACGCAGCGGGCGCCATCCTCTATGCGGCGGAAAAGGCCACGTGGATGGCGCTGGAAGCCATCCAGACCCTGGGCGGCAACGGCTATATCAACGACTATCCCACGGGCCGCCTGCTGCGCGACGCCAAGCTCTACGAGATCGGCGCCGGCACCAGCGAGATCCGCCGCATGCTCATCGGCCGCCAGCTGTTCGACAAGACGGCCTGA
- a CDS encoding Queuosine biosynthesis protein (PFAM: Queuosine biosynthesis protein~KEGG: ret:RHE_CH02116 S-adenosylmethionine: tRNA ribosyltransferase-isomerase (queuosine biosynthesis)protein): MRVDAFDFDLPEEHIALRPAEPRDAARMLVVRPGGAPELSDLKVRDLPDFITANDALVVNDTRVIPAALEGVRERDGGSAVRIEANLIKRLDASRWQAFAKPGKRLRVGDRVRFGGEGSACLLGALDAQIAAKEDDGSVILAFDLAGTALDEAVTAVGHMPIPPYIAARRAEDDRDRADYQTLFARVSGSVAAPTASLHFTPELMARIAATGASMHTVTLHVGAGTFLPVKAEDTTGHRMHAEWGEVSADTAAALNAVKAKGGRIFTVGSTSTRLIESATGEDGTIRPFVGETDIFITPGYRFRAVDGMLTNFHLPRSTLVMLVAAFVGHEAQKRAYAHAIAAGYRFYSYGDACLLLPEGGP; the protein is encoded by the coding sequence ATGCGCGTTGACGCCTTCGACTTCGATCTCCCGGAGGAGCATATCGCCCTGCGCCCGGCCGAGCCGCGCGACGCGGCGCGGATGCTGGTGGTGCGTCCGGGCGGGGCGCCGGAACTGTCCGACCTGAAGGTCCGCGACCTGCCGGATTTCATCACCGCCAACGACGCGCTGGTGGTCAACGACACCCGCGTCATCCCCGCCGCCCTTGAAGGCGTGCGCGAGCGGGATGGCGGCTCCGCCGTGCGGATCGAGGCCAACCTCATCAAGCGGCTGGATGCCTCGCGCTGGCAGGCCTTCGCCAAGCCGGGCAAGCGCCTGCGCGTGGGCGACCGCGTCCGCTTCGGCGGGGAGGGGAGTGCCTGCCTGCTCGGTGCCCTCGATGCGCAGATCGCGGCCAAGGAGGACGACGGCTCGGTCATCCTCGCCTTTGATCTCGCCGGCACGGCACTGGACGAGGCGGTGACGGCGGTGGGGCACATGCCCATCCCGCCTTATATCGCCGCCCGGCGCGCCGAGGATGACCGCGACCGCGCCGATTACCAGACCCTGTTCGCCCGCGTGTCAGGCTCTGTGGCCGCGCCCACGGCGAGCCTGCATTTCACCCCCGAGCTGATGGCCCGCATCGCCGCCACCGGCGCCAGCATGCACACGGTGACGCTCCATGTGGGGGCGGGCACCTTCCTGCCGGTGAAGGCGGAGGACACGACCGGCCATCGCATGCACGCCGAATGGGGCGAGGTGAGCGCCGATACCGCCGCCGCCCTCAATGCGGTGAAGGCCAAGGGCGGGCGCATCTTCACCGTCGGCTCCACCTCCACCCGCCTGATCGAGAGCGCGACGGGGGAGGACGGCACCATCCGCCCCTTCGTGGGGGAGACGGACATCTTCATCACCCCCGGCTATCGCTTCCGGGCGGTGGACGGCATGCTGACGAACTTCCACCTGCCGCGCTCGACGCTGGTGATGCTGGTGGCGGCCTTCGTAGGGCACGAGGCTCAGAAGCGCGCCTATGCCCATGCCATCGCGGCCGGCTATCGCTTCTATTCCTATGGCGATGCGTGCCTGCTTCTGCCAGAAGGCGGGCCATGA
- a CDS encoding Exopolysaccharide synthesis ExoD (PFAM: Exopolysaccharide synthesis ExoD~KEGG: rru:Rru_A2869 exopolysaccharide synthesis, ExoD), whose product MDHRTPRTSELLAAVLAAQEEDKVAIGDLVNALRNRAFGILFLIFGIPNCIPMPPGIPVICGTILGLIGLQMAMGRQELWLPERIARRTFSRAMLESIVTRSRPWIERFEKLSRPRYEQFAGPTARRVVGATVVLLGFILLLPIPFLGNLPPGFAVCIFGLGLVERDGLVILAGFGATVLGLLITAAMSWAIYQGAVAIF is encoded by the coding sequence TTGGATCACCGCACGCCCCGAACGTCCGAACTGCTTGCCGCCGTCCTTGCCGCCCAGGAAGAGGACAAGGTGGCCATTGGCGACCTCGTGAACGCCTTGCGCAATCGCGCCTTCGGCATTCTCTTTCTCATCTTCGGCATTCCCAACTGCATCCCCATGCCGCCCGGCATTCCGGTGATCTGCGGCACCATCCTCGGCCTCATCGGCCTGCAGATGGCCATGGGCCGGCAGGAATTGTGGCTGCCGGAGCGCATCGCCCGGCGCACCTTTTCGCGGGCCATGCTGGAGAGCATCGTCACCCGCTCCCGGCCCTGGATCGAGCGTTTCGAGAAGCTCTCCCGGCCGCGCTATGAGCAGTTTGCCGGCCCCACCGCCCGCCGTGTGGTGGGGGCGACGGTGGTGCTGCTGGGCTTCATCCTGCTTCTGCCCATTCCCTTCCTCGGCAATCTGCCGCCCGGCTTTGCCGTGTGCATCTTCGGCCTCGGGCTGGTGGAGCGGGACGGCCTCGTGATCCTCGCCGGTTTCGGCGCCACGGTGCTGGGGCTGCTGATCACCGCCGCCATGAGCTGGGCCATCTACCAGGGCGCGGTCGCCATCTTCTGA
- a CDS encoding Glycine hydroxymethyltransferase (PFAM: glycine hydroxymethyltransferase; aromatic amino acid beta-eliminating lyase/threonine aldolase~KEGG: rpe:RPE_2808 glycine hydroxymethyltransferase) — translation MRPAGVPRHYRRPAMASQDANRSSISEEMNRFFTAPLAESDPEIAGAVKAELGRQRDEIELIASENIVSRAVLEAQGSVLTNKYAEGYPGKRYYGGCQFVDVAENLAIERAKKLFGCGFANVQPNSGSQANQGVFFALLQPGDTFLGLNLAAGGHLTHGSPVNMSGKWFKPVPYTVREDDQRIDYDEVARLADEHKPKLIVAGGSAYPRVIDFPKMRAIADSVGAKLMVDMAHFAGLVAGGAHPSPFPHAHVVTTTTHKTLRGPRGGMILTNDEDLAKKINSAIFPGIQGGPLMHVIAAKAVAFGEALRPEFKLYAKNVVENAKALAETLKGHGFNIVSGGTDTHLMLVDLRPKRLTGKTSEGALGRAHITTNKNGIPFDPEKPFVTSGIRLGTPACTTRGFGVAEFQQVGDFIAEVLDVLSQKGVDEDSLVEATVREKVSGLLARFPIYP, via the coding sequence ATGCGTCCCGCCGGGGTGCCCCGACATTACCGGAGACCTGCCATGGCCTCGCAGGACGCGAACCGCTCCTCCATTTCGGAGGAAATGAACCGCTTCTTCACTGCCCCTCTCGCCGAGAGCGATCCCGAGATCGCCGGCGCGGTGAAGGCGGAGCTGGGTCGCCAGCGCGACGAGATCGAGCTGATCGCGTCCGAGAACATCGTCTCGCGCGCCGTGCTCGAGGCCCAGGGCTCCGTGCTCACCAACAAGTATGCCGAGGGCTATCCGGGCAAGCGCTACTACGGCGGCTGCCAGTTCGTGGACGTGGCGGAAAACCTCGCCATCGAGCGCGCCAAGAAGCTGTTCGGCTGCGGCTTCGCCAACGTCCAGCCCAATTCCGGCAGCCAGGCCAACCAGGGCGTGTTCTTCGCCCTGCTGCAGCCGGGCGATACCTTTCTGGGCCTCAACCTTGCCGCCGGCGGTCACCTGACCCACGGCTCGCCGGTCAACATGTCCGGCAAGTGGTTCAAGCCCGTGCCCTACACGGTGCGCGAGGACGATCAGCGCATCGACTATGACGAGGTGGCGCGGCTCGCCGACGAGCACAAGCCCAAGCTCATCGTGGCCGGCGGCTCGGCCTACCCGCGCGTCATCGATTTCCCGAAGATGCGCGCCATCGCCGACAGCGTGGGCGCCAAGCTCATGGTGGACATGGCGCATTTTGCCGGTCTCGTCGCCGGTGGCGCCCACCCGAGCCCGTTCCCCCACGCCCATGTGGTGACCACCACCACCCACAAGACCCTGCGTGGGCCGCGCGGCGGCATGATCCTCACCAATGACGAGGACCTGGCCAAGAAGATCAATTCGGCCATCTTCCCCGGCATCCAGGGCGGGCCGCTGATGCATGTCATCGCTGCCAAGGCGGTGGCCTTCGGCGAGGCGCTGCGCCCCGAGTTCAAGCTCTATGCGAAGAACGTGGTGGAGAATGCCAAGGCGCTGGCCGAGACCCTGAAGGGCCACGGCTTCAACATCGTCTCCGGTGGCACCGACACCCACCTGATGCTGGTGGACCTGCGCCCCAAGCGCCTCACCGGCAAGACCTCGGAAGGCGCGCTGGGCCGGGCGCACATCACCACCAACAAGAACGGCATCCCGTTCGATCCCGAGAAGCCGTTCGTGACCTCCGGCATCCGCCTCGGCACGCCGGCCTGCACCACGCGCGGCTTCGGGGTGGCCGAGTTCCAGCAGGTGGGCGACTTCATCGCCGAGGTGCTCGACGTGCTCTCCCAGAAGGGCGTGGACGAGGATTCGCTGGTGGAAGCCACGGTGCGTGAGAAGGTCTCGGGCCTGCTCGCCCGCTTCCCCATCTATCCCTGA
- a CDS encoding conserved hypothetical protein (KEGG: bov:BOV_1160 hypothetical protein): MCRLFSEADAALWVQETRALRLNGFSTSVRLEAFFWNVIEDIAARDGLSVNRLLARLYDEKAEAGRDIDNFTSFLRVCCGRYLALRAQGLVPEAGALAALDVNRILHAERDTPLLARRPSPAA, from the coding sequence ATGTGCCGTTTGTTCAGTGAGGCCGATGCCGCCCTTTGGGTCCAGGAGACCCGGGCGCTGCGCCTCAACGGCTTCAGCACCAGCGTGCGGCTGGAAGCCTTCTTCTGGAACGTGATCGAGGACATCGCCGCCCGCGACGGCCTCTCCGTGAACCGGCTGCTGGCGCGGCTCTATGACGAGAAGGCCGAGGCCGGCCGGGACATCGACAATTTCACGTCCTTCCTGCGGGTGTGCTGCGGGCGCTATCTGGCGCTGCGGGCGCAGGGCCTTGTGCCCGAAGCGGGAGCGCTGGCGGCGCTCGACGTCAACCGTATCCTCCATGCCGAGCGTGACACGCCGCTGCTTGCCCGCCGCCCCTCGCCAGCGGCCTGA
- a CDS encoding intracellular protease, PfpI family (TIGRFAM: intracellular protease, PfpI family~PFAM: ThiJ/PfpI domain protein~KEGG: ajs:Ajs_3932 intracellular protease, PfpI family), with the protein MAGKRILMIVGDFGEDYEIMVPYQALLAVGHTVHGVCPGKKAGDKIATAIHDFEGHQTYTEKPGHLFALNATFAEVDVASYDALLVPGGRAPEYLRLYPEVIAAVRHFFDAGKPVAAICHGAQMLAAAGVLKGRTCSAYPACRPEVELGGGTYADIPVDTAVTEGNLVSAPAWPAHPAFIAQFLTLLGTSISL; encoded by the coding sequence ATGGCGGGCAAGCGCATTTTGATGATCGTCGGCGATTTCGGCGAGGATTACGAGATCATGGTGCCCTACCAGGCGCTGCTGGCGGTGGGGCATACGGTGCATGGCGTCTGCCCCGGCAAGAAGGCGGGCGACAAGATCGCCACCGCAATTCATGATTTCGAGGGCCATCAAACCTACACGGAGAAGCCGGGCCACCTCTTTGCCCTCAACGCCACCTTCGCCGAGGTGGATGTTGCCAGCTACGACGCCCTGCTGGTCCCCGGCGGTCGCGCGCCGGAATATCTGCGGCTCTATCCCGAGGTGATCGCCGCGGTCCGCCACTTCTTCGACGCGGGCAAGCCGGTGGCCGCCATCTGCCACGGCGCGCAGATGCTGGCTGCCGCAGGCGTCCTCAAGGGCCGCACCTGCTCGGCCTATCCCGCCTGCCGCCCGGAAGTGGAGCTTGGCGGCGGCACCTATGCCGACATTCCCGTCGATACAGCCGTCACCGAGGGCAACCTGGTGAGTGCGCCCGCATGGCCGGCCCATCCGGCCTTTATTGCGCAGTTCCTTACCCTATTGGGAACATCCATCTCGCTTTGA
- a CDS encoding TonB-system energizer ExbB type-1 (TIGRFAM: TonB-system energizer ExbB type-1~PFAM: MotA/TolQ/ExbB proton channel~KEGG: bmb:BruAb1_1653 ExbB, biopolymer transport protein ExbB) — MPVCLMLRMPFWRALFQVPAGAALLFLALVLLPGLSLAQPAAPAEQPAAAAPAPSAPTASPAAATPSEAPAPVAAPDHAAEHAPAQESPSIDARLPHDLSPWGMFMAADLVVKAVMVGLAFASLVTWTVWFAKSLELVFARRAVARTLDALQAAPTLFDAAAAMPKDRGAAPATVKAALAEWKVSEGLPVEGIKERVAVALSRIEARAGRRLSGGTGVLATIGATAPFVGLFGTVWGIMNAFIGISRAQTTNLAVVAPGIAEALLATALGLVAAIPAVVIYNLFARAIAAQKARLADTSAEVMRHLSRDLDRAASGMEPRRLHAAAE; from the coding sequence ATGCCTGTTTGCTTGATGTTGCGCATGCCGTTTTGGCGTGCCCTGTTCCAGGTGCCTGCTGGCGCTGCTCTGTTGTTCCTCGCCCTCGTGCTTTTGCCGGGCCTATCCCTCGCCCAGCCCGCCGCGCCCGCCGAACAGCCCGCAGCTGCTGCACCGGCCCCGAGTGCGCCAACCGCCTCTCCAGCCGCAGCCACGCCTTCTGAGGCGCCGGCGCCGGTTGCGGCCCCTGATCACGCCGCCGAGCACGCTCCCGCCCAGGAGAGCCCGTCCATCGACGCCCGGCTACCGCATGATCTGTCCCCATGGGGCATGTTCATGGCGGCCGACCTGGTGGTGAAGGCAGTGATGGTGGGGCTTGCCTTCGCCTCTCTCGTGACCTGGACCGTGTGGTTCGCCAAGTCGCTGGAACTGGTGTTCGCCCGCCGCGCCGTGGCGCGCACGCTGGATGCGCTTCAGGCTGCGCCGACCCTGTTCGATGCTGCGGCGGCCATGCCCAAGGACCGGGGCGCCGCGCCCGCCACCGTCAAGGCCGCCCTCGCCGAATGGAAAGTCTCCGAGGGGTTGCCCGTGGAGGGCATCAAGGAGCGCGTCGCCGTCGCCCTGAGCCGGATCGAGGCGCGGGCCGGCCGTCGCCTGTCGGGCGGCACCGGCGTGCTCGCCACCATCGGCGCCACAGCCCCGTTCGTGGGCCTGTTCGGCACCGTATGGGGCATCATGAATGCCTTCATCGGCATCTCGAGGGCCCAGACCACCAATCTCGCCGTGGTGGCGCCGGGCATCGCCGAGGCGCTGCTGGCCACCGCCCTCGGCCTCGTCGCGGCCATTCCGGCCGTGGTGATCTACAATCTGTTCGCCCGCGCCATCGCCGCCCAGAAGGCCCGCCTCGCCGACACATCGGCCGAAGTCATGCGCCATCTGTCCCGCGATCTCGACCGGGCGGCCAGCGGCATGGAGCCCCGCCGCCTGCACGCCGCTGCGGAGTGA
- a CDS encoding TonB system transport protein ExbD type-1 (TIGRFAM: TonB system transport protein ExbD type-1~PFAM: Biopolymer transport protein ExbD/TolR~KEGG: bov:BOV_1613 TonB system transport protein ExbD): MAAKLDHGGGDDLAENHEINVTPFIDVMLVLLIIFMVAAPLATVDVKVDLPASNAQPQPRPDKPLFLTVKKDLSLALGDDVLERSLLGQALDGKTSGDRQQRVFVRADKAVPFGDVMEVMNLLRSAGYLKVALVGLEGEAAPVPPAPNAPATAPAPATAPGARP; the protein is encoded by the coding sequence ATGGCCGCCAAGCTCGACCATGGCGGCGGGGACGACCTCGCCGAGAATCACGAAATCAACGTCACGCCCTTCATCGACGTGATGCTGGTGCTGCTCATCATCTTCATGGTGGCGGCCCCGCTCGCCACGGTGGACGTGAAGGTGGACCTGCCGGCCTCCAACGCCCAGCCCCAGCCGCGGCCGGACAAGCCCCTGTTCCTCACCGTGAAGAAGGACCTGTCGCTGGCGCTGGGGGATGATGTGCTGGAGCGGTCTCTGCTCGGCCAGGCGCTCGACGGCAAGACCTCCGGCGACCGCCAGCAGCGGGTGTTCGTGCGCGCCGACAAGGCGGTGCCCTTCGGCGACGTGATGGAGGTGATGAACCTGCTGCGCTCGGCCGGCTACCTCAAGGTGGCGCTGGTGGGCCTGGAAGGGGAGGCGGCGCCCGTGCCCCCGGCACCCAATGCGCCAGCCACAGCCCCCGCGCCAGCGACCGCCCCGGGGGCGCGGCCGTGA
- a CDS encoding TonB family protein (TIGRFAM: TonB family protein~KEGG: nwi:Nwi_2038 TonB like protein), translating to MSAVHHWHDFDRNHVRDTVLRLAAGALVIVTVHAVAVYAALFWRKVEAGESAPPAAIMIELAPLAVSEQQQVEDAAPGPQMVQAPESVPDAPDIPAEAAPPPEPVVNEVVEKLPEVEPSKEQAEVVLPKPEPKKEVVKQPPKEKVEKPKKDAKPTRRASAPATTAAPRSDAPAAQATAAPSPGAAAVRSAALADWRSRASAHLNRYKRPQGSLLGRPSVSISLSASGSVTSVRLLNKSGNEVLDREAVAMAQRASPFPAPPDGKPLTFSVPINFTSR from the coding sequence GTGAGCGCGGTCCATCATTGGCACGATTTCGACCGCAACCACGTCCGTGACACGGTGCTGCGGCTCGCCGCCGGCGCGCTGGTCATCGTCACGGTCCATGCGGTGGCGGTCTATGCGGCGCTGTTCTGGCGCAAGGTGGAGGCTGGCGAATCGGCGCCGCCCGCCGCGATCATGATCGAACTGGCCCCGTTGGCGGTGAGCGAGCAGCAGCAGGTGGAGGACGCCGCCCCCGGACCGCAGATGGTCCAGGCGCCCGAATCCGTTCCCGATGCGCCGGACATCCCGGCCGAGGCCGCGCCGCCGCCGGAGCCGGTGGTGAACGAGGTGGTGGAAAAGCTGCCGGAGGTGGAGCCATCCAAGGAACAGGCTGAGGTGGTGCTACCCAAGCCTGAGCCGAAAAAGGAAGTGGTAAAGCAGCCGCCCAAGGAAAAGGTAGAGAAGCCGAAGAAGGACGCCAAGCCGACCCGGCGAGCGTCGGCCCCGGCCACCACCGCCGCGCCACGCTCGGATGCGCCGGCGGCTCAGGCCACCGCCGCGCCCTCTCCGGGGGCCGCCGCCGTGCGTTCGGCGGCGCTGGCGGACTGGCGCTCGCGGGCCTCGGCCCATCTCAATCGCTACAAGCGCCCGCAGGGTAGCCTTCTGGGCCGGCCGAGCGTCTCCATCTCCCTCAGTGCGTCGGGCTCGGTCACGAGCGTGAGGCTGTTGAACAAGTCGGGGAACGAGGTGCTGGACCGGGAGGCGGTAGCCATGGCGCAGCGCGCCTCGCCCTTTCCCGCGCCTCCGGACGGCAAGCCGCTGACCTTCTCGGTACCGATCAACTTCACCTCGCGGTGA
- a CDS encoding ATP-cone domain protein (PFAM: ATP-cone domain protein~KEGG: rpe:RPE_2809 ribonucleotide reductase regulator NrdR-like protein), with product MRCPYCGGLDTQVRDSRPTEDNTAIRRRRICPDCGGRFTTFERVQLRELMVLKRSGRRVPFDRDKLARSVDVALRKRPVDGERVERMLSGIVRQLESMGDSDITSQTIGEMVMEGLKQLDDVAYVRFASVYRNFREAKDFENALAELSQPELAQSDDVKAEGGAEGGRDKPKAAGKPPRSAE from the coding sequence ATGCGCTGTCCCTATTGCGGCGGTCTCGACACGCAGGTGCGCGATTCCCGGCCGACGGAAGACAACACCGCCATCCGCCGTCGCCGCATCTGCCCGGATTGCGGCGGCCGCTTCACCACCTTCGAGCGCGTGCAGCTGCGCGAGCTGATGGTGCTGAAGCGCTCCGGCCGGCGGGTGCCGTTCGATCGCGACAAGCTCGCCCGCTCCGTGGACGTGGCCCTGCGCAAGCGTCCGGTGGACGGCGAGCGGGTGGAGCGCATGTTGTCCGGCATCGTCCGGCAGCTTGAAAGCATGGGCGATAGCGACATCACCTCGCAGACCATCGGCGAGATGGTGATGGAAGGCCTGAAGCAGCTCGACGACGTGGCCTATGTCCGCTTCGCCTCGGTCTACCGCAATTTCCGCGAGGCCAAGGATTTCGAGAACGCGCTGGCCGAGCTCTCCCAGCCCGAACTGGCACAGTCCGATGACGTGAAAGCCGAAGGCGGGGCTGAAGGCGGCCGGGACAAACCGAAGGCCGCCGGCAAGCCGCCCCGGAGCGCCGAATGA